From a region of the Alnus glutinosa chromosome 1, dhAlnGlut1.1, whole genome shotgun sequence genome:
- the LOC133865712 gene encoding protein BPS1, chloroplastic-like, whose protein sequence is MFQTQVPRFPSFPKKHSPGPVRYDVVARSFDDAILRRLKALNQPASTPIGLPWLSLALDFLSFAHTEARTLVSDLPLSPDSDDSLAGYLDGALKLLDLCNSISSLIERLRLRRLSLNFVLQLLSPSDSGFPAPEKLRRVRDLLSDSDKPSLGLDKRGFRSNPEDLIRDLALGLGDAPRGKISSANKLLRRTIHALGLLTVFFGSVLVSALYGSPKIAAVRVPAEFSWADSFNALEAAVSTELTRRFLVHELDDVGTRTREVREVIDDMARLDEDKGRERVNAAVSELKRATEVFSEGLDRLSNGVNGMFDTVLCSRSGMLDNVRVGQRKEKQQPK, encoded by the coding sequence ATGTTCCAAACCCAAGTCCCCCGCTTCCCTTCCTTCCCCAAGAAACACTCACCGGGCCCCGTCCGCTACGACGTCGTCGCCCGTTCCTTCGACGACGCCATCCTCCGTCGTCTCAAGGCCTTGAATCAACCAGCGTCCACGCCCATCGGCTTGCCCTGGCTCTCCCTGGCCCTCGACTTCCTCTCCTTTGCGCACACCGAGGCGCGCACACTCGTTTCCGATCTCCCCCTGTCACCCGATTCCGATGACTCGCTTGCCGGCTATTTGGACGGCGCTCTCAAGCTCTTGGATCTCTGCAATTCCATCTCCTCCCTCATTGAACGCTTGCGCCTCCGTCGCCTCTCTCTCAACTTCGTTCTTCAACTTCTGTCTCCCTCCGATTCCGGTTTCCCCGCGCCGGAGAAGCTTAGGCGGGTGCGAGATTTGCTCTCCGACTCGGACAAGCCTTCCTTGGGCCTCGACAAACGGGGTTTTCGGAGCAATCCCGAGGATTTGATCCGAGATCTGGCTTTGGGCCTCGGCGACGCACCACGCGGGAAGATCTCGTCCGCCAATAAGCTCTTGCGCCGCACGATCCACGCCCTCGGGTTACTGACTGTGTTTTTCGGCAGCGTCCTGGTCTCGGCTCTGTACGGATCGCCGAAGATAGCCGCGGTCCGAGTCCCTGCCGAGTTTTCGTGGGCCGACTCGTTCAACGCGCTCGAGGCGGCTGTTTCTACGGAGTTGACTCGGCGATTCCTTGTCCATGAATTGGATGACGTGGGGACACGTACAAGGGAGGTGCGGGAGGTGATCGATGACATGGCGAGGCTGGACGAGGACAAGGGGAGGGAGAGGGTAAACGCCGCCGTGAGTGAGCTGAAGAGGGCGACGGAGGTTTTCTCGGAGGGATTGGACCGTTTGAGTAACGGCGTGAACGGAATGTTTGATACGGTTTTGTGTAGTAGGAGCGGCATGTTAGATAACGTTAGAGTGGGGCAGAGGAAAGAGAAGCAACAGCCAAAATGA